One Myxococcota bacterium DNA segment encodes these proteins:
- a CDS encoding thiamine phosphate synthase, which yields MTRSFDAGVDWLQVRERSGDTATLLEIVDLACSAARPAKRPARVIVNRRLDVALAAGADGVHLGFDAVPPGHARTLLGSEAVVGFSAHAPEELARTPDISYAHLAPIFDPLSKPAERPALGLAVLRKAARHGVPVLAQGGIDLEHARPAIEAGASGVAITGLLSSASDPSGPARALREILDV from the coding sequence TTGACGCGCAGCTTCGACGCTGGTGTCGACTGGCTACAGGTCCGTGAACGCAGCGGGGACACCGCGACTCTGCTCGAGATCGTCGACCTCGCCTGCAGCGCCGCGCGCCCGGCGAAGCGACCGGCGCGGGTGATCGTCAATCGCCGACTCGATGTCGCTCTCGCCGCCGGCGCTGACGGGGTCCATCTCGGCTTCGACGCGGTCCCGCCCGGGCACGCGCGGACCCTGCTCGGCTCCGAAGCGGTCGTCGGCTTCTCGGCCCACGCGCCCGAAGAGCTCGCCCGGACGCCCGACATCTCCTACGCCCATCTTGCGCCGATCTTCGATCCGCTCTCGAAACCCGCCGAGCGTCCGGCCCTCGGCCTCGCCGTGCTGCGCAAAGCCGCGCGGCATGGGGTACCCGTCTTGGCCCAGGGCGGGATCGATCTCGAGCACGCTCGCCCCGCGATCGAAGCGGGCGCGTCCGGCGTCGCCATCACCGGCCTACTCTCCTCCGCCTCCGACCCCAGCGGGCCCGCCCGCGCACTCCGGGAGATTCTCGATGTCTGA
- a CDS encoding trypsin-like peptidase domain-containing protein: MSDRVAAIALLATLSFFACAASAPSTKLEQRIVTVAEKIKPSVVHIEAIVKVNDRRSQATGSGVIVREDGAILTNDHVVNDAEKITVSIPGRKRKYPARLVGTDRQTDIALLQIQSDEPFPAAVLSEEDVRVGQWVLAIGNPYGLDGTVSLGIVSAKGRNLEIPDLLNDFIQTDAMIDRGSSGGPLVDLAGRVVGINSRGQGRGIGFTIPIDTARDVMAQLEAGGIERGFLGIMFQSVDRDLADHFGVADATGVLINHVLPGSPAEQAGLETGDIITRFDGRDVEAEEQEDLGSFQRLVARVAPGSEVEIRYLRSGETQRTKLVVGDQPALEGAEEESDFGFHVQEITPHLARTHRLTTTEGAFVTFVADGSPAREAGLRVGDVVVRVEETEVADLDGFREALDSVEASERFLLLARRGDELKFLLVKPAKRGRSDRDARP, encoded by the coding sequence ATGTCTGACCGCGTGGCCGCGATCGCCCTGTTGGCGACGCTCTCTTTCTTCGCCTGCGCCGCCTCCGCGCCGAGCACGAAACTCGAGCAGCGCATCGTGACGGTGGCGGAGAAGATCAAACCGTCGGTCGTGCACATCGAAGCGATCGTGAAGGTCAACGACCGGCGCAGCCAGGCGACGGGCTCGGGTGTGATCGTCCGGGAGGACGGCGCCATCCTCACCAACGATCACGTCGTGAACGACGCCGAGAAGATCACCGTCAGCATTCCGGGTCGAAAGCGGAAGTACCCGGCACGACTCGTCGGCACCGATCGCCAGACCGACATCGCGCTACTCCAGATTCAGTCGGATGAACCCTTCCCGGCCGCCGTGCTCTCCGAGGAAGACGTGCGGGTCGGACAGTGGGTGCTCGCGATCGGCAACCCCTACGGACTCGACGGCACCGTCTCCCTGGGAATCGTCTCGGCGAAGGGCCGCAATCTGGAGATCCCGGATCTCCTGAACGACTTCATCCAGACCGATGCGATGATCGACCGGGGTTCCTCGGGCGGCCCGCTGGTCGACCTGGCGGGACGGGTGGTCGGGATCAACTCGCGAGGTCAGGGCCGCGGCATCGGGTTCACGATTCCGATCGATACGGCGCGCGACGTGATGGCCCAGCTCGAGGCCGGCGGCATCGAACGCGGCTTCCTCGGCATCATGTTCCAGTCGGTCGACCGCGATCTGGCCGACCACTTCGGGGTCGCGGACGCGACGGGCGTGCTCATCAACCACGTGCTCCCCGGTTCGCCCGCCGAGCAGGCAGGCCTCGAGACCGGTGACATCATCACGCGCTTCGATGGTCGGGACGTCGAGGCCGAGGAACAGGAAGACCTGGGCTCCTTCCAGCGCCTGGTCGCCCGCGTCGCCCCGGGTTCCGAGGTGGAAATCCGATACCTCCGCTCGGGAGAAACCCAGCGCACGAAGCTCGTGGTCGGAGACCAGCCGGCACTCGAGGGCGCCGAGGAAGAAAGCGACTTCGGGTTCCACGTGCAGGAGATCACGCCCCATCTCGCGCGAACCCACCGGCTCACGACCACCGAGGGCGCCTTCGTGACCTTCGTCGCGGATGGCTCGCCGGCGCGCGAGGCGGGCCTGCGGGTCGGCGACGTGGTCGTCCGCGTCGAGGAAACCGAGGTCGCGGATCTGGACGGATTCCGCGAAGCGCTGGACTCGGTGGAAGCGAGTGAGCGTTTCCTGCTGCTCGCGCGCCGAGGCGACGAGCTGAAGTTCCTGTTGGTCAAGCCGGCGAAGCGCGGTCGCAGCGATCGGGACGCGCGGCCCTGA
- a CDS encoding Do family serine endopeptidase: MKTIGKFLVLGGLALAAVVATGMFEVRWNPNEAVALDLFGDDDDTDVAAAGEPFWQEGSNREPVVPRGVPGTFADLAEATSPGVVNISTEKTVVGHSLEDFFGPNLPFRLPRQPEFRERKRSVPSLGTGFVISKEGFIVTNNHVIEDVEKITVKFSDGEELPAEIVGRDPKTDIALIKVDSDRPLFALPLGDSESVRPGEWVVAIGNPFGLEHTVTAGIVSAKHRDIDHGAYDDYIQTDAAINPGNSGGPLLNLAGEVIGINTAINPRANTIGFAVPIDMAKGILPQLKANGRVTRGWLGVVIQGVSPEIAEELDLDEAAGALVSKVVEGGPADDAGIEKMDVIRKFDGQSVDDYDDLPRIVASTPVNKRVEIEVLRDGKRVTLRPKIAVLEEPEAQLASVTPTTESGADAFGLRVQDLSDDVAEQLGLDSTKGVVVSAVDPEGPAREAGIRRGDVILEVDRNEIDDAGELEQVLANADDRALMLIRRGENQLYMTVERAG; encoded by the coding sequence ATGAAAACGATCGGCAAGTTTCTGGTGCTCGGCGGGCTGGCGCTCGCCGCCGTGGTCGCGACGGGCATGTTCGAGGTCCGCTGGAACCCGAACGAAGCCGTGGCCCTCGACCTCTTCGGAGACGATGACGACACCGACGTGGCCGCCGCGGGCGAACCCTTCTGGCAGGAGGGCTCGAACCGGGAACCGGTCGTTCCGCGAGGCGTCCCGGGGACCTTTGCCGATCTCGCCGAGGCCACTTCGCCCGGCGTCGTGAACATCAGCACCGAAAAGACGGTCGTCGGTCACTCGCTCGAGGACTTCTTCGGCCCGAACCTGCCCTTCCGGCTGCCCCGACAGCCCGAATTCCGCGAGCGCAAACGCAGCGTGCCCAGCCTCGGAACGGGTTTCGTCATCTCGAAGGAAGGCTTCATCGTCACCAACAACCACGTGATCGAGGATGTCGAGAAGATCACCGTGAAATTCTCGGATGGGGAAGAGCTTCCCGCCGAGATCGTCGGCCGCGACCCGAAGACGGACATCGCCCTGATCAAGGTCGATTCGGACCGACCGCTGTTCGCCCTACCGCTCGGCGACTCGGAGAGCGTGCGTCCCGGCGAGTGGGTGGTGGCGATCGGCAACCCGTTCGGGCTCGAGCACACGGTGACCGCCGGGATCGTGAGCGCGAAGCACCGCGACATCGACCACGGTGCCTACGACGACTACATCCAGACCGACGCCGCCATCAATCCCGGGAATTCGGGCGGACCGCTGCTGAACCTCGCGGGCGAGGTCATCGGCATCAACACCGCGATCAACCCGCGCGCCAACACCATCGGCTTCGCCGTGCCGATCGACATGGCGAAGGGCATCCTGCCGCAGCTCAAGGCCAACGGACGCGTGACGCGCGGCTGGCTGGGCGTGGTCATCCAGGGGGTCTCCCCCGAGATCGCCGAAGAACTCGACCTCGATGAGGCGGCCGGCGCGCTGGTTTCGAAGGTGGTCGAGGGCGGCCCGGCGGACGACGCGGGCATCGAAAAGATGGACGTCATCCGCAAGTTCGACGGTCAGTCCGTGGACGACTACGACGACCTTCCGCGCATCGTCGCCTCCACGCCCGTGAACAAGCGGGTCGAGATCGAGGTCCTTCGAGATGGAAAGCGCGTCACGCTGCGTCCGAAGATCGCGGTCCTCGAAGAGCCCGAAGCGCAGCTCGCTTCCGTCACGCCGACCACCGAGTCCGGCGCCGACGCCTTCGGCCTTCGGGTCCAGGACTTGTCGGACGACGTGGCCGAGCAGCTCGGCCTCGACAGCACGAAGGGCGTCGTCGTCTCGGCCGTCGATCCCGAGGGTCCGGCTCGCGAAGCCGGCATCCGCCGGGGCGACGTGATCCTCGAAGTCGATCGCAACGAGATCGACGACGCAGGAGAGCTCGAACAGGTCCTGGCCAACGCCGACGATCGCGCGCTCATGCTGATCCGACGCGGCGAGAACCAGCTCTACATGACGGTCGAGCGCGCCGGCTGA
- a CDS encoding trypsin-like peptidase domain-containing protein, with the protein MMRERGQRARAWLVAGLACAALVATTAAADDPFLRRTTTVRVVEQASPAVVNVTTEQRVARGNPFRPFARDPIFDRFFRDFFEPRGPETRENLGSGVLIDANGHVLTNEHVVSQASRIRVSLSDGREFDARLIGADPNHDIAVLEVDTEEKLPWIEPGRSDDLMVGEPVIAIGNPFGLSHTVTTGVISATGRSLRTQNRVYHGFLQTDASINPGNSGGPLLNAEGRLIGINTAIYNQAQGIGFAIPIDEAQRVVQELIDHGEVSPVWLGLEFQDLEPGLIAALELPAQTQGALVSRVRPDSPAARARIQRGDIVTRFDGQRLQSARDFFERLERATDGQQLALGLLRDGKPLERRVRVEEIPDDFIATVTRERTGLTLVPHERGGYRVDAVRPESGAAEIGLRPGDVLLSMGGRALDGPAALRRAVLALRGQARALVVVARGNGRYHVALPLL; encoded by the coding sequence ATGATGCGCGAGAGGGGGCAGAGAGCGCGGGCCTGGCTGGTCGCGGGTCTGGCGTGCGCCGCGTTGGTCGCCACGACGGCTGCAGCCGATGACCCGTTCCTTCGCCGCACCACCACCGTGCGGGTCGTCGAACAGGCGAGTCCCGCGGTCGTGAACGTGACGACCGAGCAGCGCGTGGCCCGCGGCAACCCCTTCCGCCCCTTCGCGCGCGACCCGATCTTCGATCGGTTCTTCCGCGACTTCTTCGAGCCGCGGGGTCCGGAGACGCGAGAGAACCTCGGCTCGGGTGTGCTGATCGATGCGAACGGCCACGTCCTCACGAACGAGCATGTCGTCAGCCAGGCCAGTCGGATCCGGGTCTCCCTCTCGGACGGGCGCGAGTTCGATGCCCGCCTGATCGGCGCCGACCCCAACCACGACATCGCGGTGCTCGAGGTCGATACCGAGGAGAAGCTCCCGTGGATCGAGCCCGGTCGGTCGGACGACCTGATGGTCGGTGAGCCCGTGATCGCGATCGGCAATCCGTTCGGGTTGTCCCACACGGTGACAACGGGTGTGATCTCTGCAACAGGTCGTTCGCTGCGCACCCAGAACCGCGTCTACCACGGCTTCCTGCAGACCGACGCGTCGATCAACCCGGGAAACTCCGGGGGGCCCCTGCTCAACGCCGAAGGGCGGCTGATCGGAATCAACACGGCGATCTACAACCAGGCCCAGGGGATCGGATTCGCGATCCCGATCGATGAAGCGCAGCGCGTCGTGCAGGAGCTGATCGATCACGGCGAGGTCTCCCCCGTCTGGCTCGGGCTCGAGTTCCAGGACCTCGAACCCGGCCTGATCGCCGCGCTCGAGCTTCCAGCGCAAACCCAAGGAGCCCTGGTGAGCCGCGTTCGGCCCGACAGCCCCGCCGCGCGCGCGCGCATCCAGCGGGGGGATATCGTGACCCGCTTCGATGGCCAGCGACTCCAGTCGGCGCGCGACTTCTTCGAGCGACTCGAACGCGCGACCGATGGCCAGCAGCTCGCGCTCGGCCTGCTGCGGGACGGCAAGCCGCTCGAACGCCGGGTGCGGGTCGAAGAGATCCCGGACGACTTCATCGCCACGGTGACCCGCGAGCGCACCGGGCTCACGCTGGTTCCCCACGAACGCGGGGGCTACCGGGTCGACGCGGTCCGGCCGGAGAGTGGCGCTGCAGAGATCGGACTGCGGCCCGGGGACGTCCTCCTCTCGATGGGGGGACGGGCGCTCGATGGCCCCGCTGCGCTGCGGCGTGCGGTGCTCGCCCTGCGCGGCCAGGCGCGGGCGCTGGTCGTGGTGGCCCGCGGCAACGGGCGATACCACGTCGCCCTCCCCTTGCTCTGA
- the thiS gene encoding sulfur carrier protein ThiS: MASQPREEPLSVTVNGETRAVPVGATVRGLLELLELDGRRIAVAIQRDVVPRSEFETRQLQPGDRVEILEAVGGG; this comes from the coding sequence TTGGCATCCCAACCGCGTGAAGAGCCGCTCTCGGTGACGGTCAACGGGGAAACCCGCGCGGTTCCGGTGGGAGCGACGGTGCGCGGGCTCCTCGAGCTGCTAGAGCTCGATGGACGCCGTATCGCGGTGGCGATCCAACGCGATGTCGTTCCGCGTTCCGAGTTCGAGACGCGTCAGCTGCAGCCCGGCGATCGGGTGGAAATCCTGGAAGCCGTCGGAGGAGGATGA
- the alr gene encoding alanine racemase has product MPLEGEGGVALSTSAVRAPARGHAVASIDLTALRANFAEVKRLAGGAAVIAVVKADAYGHGAEPVARTLVDAGCDQLATWSVSEAATLRDAGIQAPILVLAGAQDAAEAEAAVATRLVPVVHDEGGRERLVGAARRLGGAPAPVHVEIDTGMRRMGLPADAAADFLREVHREPALQLAGVMTHFARADEADLEPTREQWSRFQAVLGPLAGEVPLGSVHVANSAGLVSWPDLQLAGPPPDAVRPGLMLYGAQPCVTRSATLRPVMSLRAPVVAVRRVRAGDAVGYGARYRAPRDTTVATLGLGYADGLPISLTNRGAVWLGGGLRPLAGRVSMDSVGVDVGDAPITVGALATVFGVAEPGGPVVAPIETAAAHAETLSYELLVRVGQRVPRVYAESGASV; this is encoded by the coding sequence ATGCCGCTCGAGGGAGAGGGGGGAGTCGCGCTGTCCACGTCTGCCGTGCGCGCCCCGGCGCGGGGGCATGCCGTCGCGTCGATCGATCTGACTGCGCTGCGCGCCAATTTCGCCGAGGTGAAGCGCCTGGCGGGTGGCGCGGCGGTGATCGCCGTCGTCAAGGCGGACGCCTATGGCCACGGCGCCGAGCCCGTGGCGCGGACCCTGGTCGATGCCGGCTGCGATCAGCTCGCCACCTGGAGCGTCTCGGAAGCCGCGACGCTTCGGGACGCCGGGATCCAGGCTCCCATACTTGTACTGGCCGGAGCCCAGGACGCGGCGGAAGCCGAGGCCGCCGTTGCCACTCGGCTCGTGCCCGTGGTGCACGACGAGGGCGGGCGCGAGCGACTGGTCGGCGCCGCGAGGCGGCTGGGCGGGGCGCCCGCCCCGGTTCACGTCGAGATCGACACGGGGATGCGCCGGATGGGGCTCCCGGCCGACGCCGCCGCGGACTTCTTGCGCGAGGTGCACCGGGAACCCGCACTGCAGCTTGCCGGGGTGATGACCCATTTCGCCCGCGCGGACGAGGCGGACCTCGAGCCGACGCGCGAGCAGTGGAGCCGCTTCCAGGCGGTGCTCGGTCCGCTCGCGGGCGAGGTCCCGCTCGGGTCGGTGCACGTGGCCAATTCGGCCGGCCTCGTCTCGTGGCCCGACCTCCAGTTGGCGGGGCCTCCGCCCGACGCGGTCCGACCCGGGTTGATGCTCTACGGCGCCCAGCCCTGTGTCACGCGCAGCGCGACTCTGCGTCCCGTGATGAGCCTGCGGGCGCCGGTCGTGGCCGTCCGCCGCGTGCGGGCCGGTGACGCGGTGGGCTACGGGGCGCGCTATCGGGCGCCCCGTGACACGACGGTGGCGACGCTCGGTCTCGGCTACGCCGACGGTCTGCCGATCTCCCTCACCAACCGCGGCGCGGTGTGGCTCGGGGGCGGGCTGCGGCCCCTCGCCGGGCGCGTGTCGATGGACAGCGTCGGCGTCGACGTCGGAGACGCCCCGATCACCGTCGGAGCGCTCGCGACCGTCTTCGGCGTGGCGGAGCCCGGCGGGCCGGTCGTAGCGCCGATCGAGACGGCCGCGGCCCACGCCGAAACCCTCTCCTACGAGCTCCTGGTGCGCGTGGGCCAGCGGGTCCCCCGGGTGTATGCAGAATCCGGCGCGAGCGTTTGA
- the clpB gene encoding ATP-dependent chaperone ClpB — protein MRYDKLTIKSQEALAEAQSTAGSRGHSEILPAHLLGALIGQPEGSTVPVLQKLGVPIDMLQGKLEEVLETLPKVSGGAQSQLARSTSRVLEKAFGEAEQLKDEYVSTEHLLLAIAAEKDDAAGSALRALGVDRESILKALASVRGGARVTDPDPESKYQALEKFGRDLTDVARKGKIDPVIGRDEEIRRVVQVLSRRTKNNPVLIGEPGVGKTAIAEGLAQRIVAGDVPESLKERQLVSLDIGAMIAGSKYRGEFEDRLKAVLREVAEADGQVIVFIDELHTIVGAGAAEGAADAANMLKPALARGELRCIGATTLDEYRKHVEKDAALERRFQPVHVGEPSVEDTISILRGLKERYEVHHGVRIQDAALVQAAVLSNRYITDRFLPDKAIDLVDEAASRVRVQIDSMPEDLDQLERKRLQLEVEREALKKESDEASASRLEAVEREIAELRSESDAMKARWETEKSAIAHVQELKGRREELNAELERAQKQGQLERAAEIRYGELVELEKDLEAEQTRLDAIQKEGSLLSEEVSAEEVAEIVSKWTGIPVSKMLESEQAKLLSMEEQLRVRVVGQDAALTAVSSAVRRARAGLQDPDRPIGSFIFLGPTGVGKTETARALAQFLFDDERAMVRIDMSEFGEKHSVSRLIGAPPGYVGYEEGGALTEAVRRRPYSVVLFDEIEKAHPEVFNVFLQILDDGRLTDGQGRTVDFRNVVLIMTSNIGSQHIVELGEDQRDEMLRRVDEALRGHFKPEFLNRVDETIVFHQLGREHFHRIVDIQLDRVKRLLSDRRIEIEVSDRAKDLLAEKGYDPHYGARPLKRVIQRMLQDPLAMKILEGEYPEGAKVQIDADDEALSFRAA, from the coding sequence ATGCGATACGACAAGCTCACGATCAAGAGCCAGGAAGCCCTCGCCGAAGCGCAGTCGACGGCGGGCTCCCGGGGACATAGCGAGATCCTCCCGGCGCACCTGCTCGGCGCGCTGATCGGGCAGCCCGAAGGCAGCACGGTCCCCGTGCTCCAGAAACTCGGCGTTCCGATCGACATGCTCCAAGGGAAGCTCGAGGAGGTCCTCGAGACGCTTCCGAAGGTGTCCGGCGGTGCCCAGTCCCAGCTGGCGCGCAGCACGTCCCGCGTACTGGAGAAGGCCTTTGGCGAAGCCGAGCAGCTGAAGGACGAGTACGTCTCGACCGAGCACCTGCTGCTTGCGATCGCCGCCGAGAAGGACGACGCCGCGGGGAGCGCGCTGCGTGCGCTCGGCGTGGACCGCGAGTCCATCCTGAAGGCCTTGGCATCCGTCCGCGGCGGCGCCCGCGTGACCGACCCCGACCCGGAGTCGAAGTATCAGGCGCTCGAGAAGTTTGGACGCGACCTCACCGACGTCGCCCGCAAGGGGAAGATCGATCCGGTGATCGGGCGCGACGAAGAGATCCGTCGGGTCGTCCAGGTTCTGTCGCGTCGCACGAAGAACAACCCGGTGCTGATCGGCGAGCCCGGCGTGGGCAAGACGGCCATCGCCGAGGGCCTGGCCCAGCGCATCGTCGCCGGCGACGTGCCCGAGAGCTTGAAGGAGCGCCAGCTCGTCTCGCTCGACATCGGCGCGATGATCGCGGGGAGCAAGTACCGCGGCGAGTTCGAAGACCGCTTGAAGGCGGTGCTGCGCGAGGTCGCCGAGGCCGACGGCCAGGTGATCGTCTTCATCGACGAGCTCCACACGATCGTGGGCGCGGGTGCCGCCGAGGGCGCCGCCGACGCTGCGAACATGCTGAAGCCCGCACTCGCGCGGGGAGAGCTGCGCTGCATCGGCGCCACCACCCTCGACGAGTACCGCAAGCACGTCGAGAAGGACGCCGCCCTCGAGCGCCGCTTCCAGCCCGTCCACGTGGGCGAGCCCAGCGTCGAGGACACGATCTCGATTCTGCGCGGGCTGAAGGAGCGCTACGAGGTCCACCACGGCGTTCGCATCCAGGATGCCGCGCTCGTCCAGGCCGCCGTGCTCTCCAACCGCTACATCACCGACCGCTTCCTCCCAGACAAGGCCATCGACCTCGTGGACGAAGCCGCCAGCCGCGTGCGGGTCCAGATCGACTCGATGCCCGAGGATCTCGACCAGCTCGAGCGCAAGCGCTTGCAGCTCGAGGTCGAGCGCGAGGCGCTGAAGAAGGAGTCGGACGAGGCCAGCGCATCGCGCCTCGAGGCGGTCGAGCGCGAGATCGCGGAGCTCCGTTCGGAGTCCGACGCCATGAAGGCCCGCTGGGAGACGGAGAAGAGCGCGATCGCCCATGTCCAGGAACTGAAGGGACGTCGCGAAGAGCTCAACGCGGAGCTCGAGCGCGCTCAGAAGCAGGGACAGCTCGAGCGCGCCGCCGAGATTCGCTACGGCGAGCTGGTAGAGCTCGAGAAGGATCTCGAGGCCGAACAGACCCGCCTCGACGCCATTCAGAAGGAAGGCTCGCTCCTCTCCGAGGAAGTCTCGGCCGAGGAAGTGGCGGAGATCGTGTCGAAGTGGACCGGCATCCCGGTCTCGAAGATGCTCGAGAGCGAGCAGGCGAAGCTGCTGTCGATGGAGGAGCAGCTGCGGGTGCGGGTGGTCGGACAGGACGCCGCGCTCACCGCCGTCTCGTCCGCGGTGCGCCGCGCGCGGGCCGGCCTCCAGGACCCGGATCGCCCGATCGGCTCCTTCATCTTCCTCGGACCGACCGGCGTCGGGAAGACCGAGACGGCCCGCGCCCTGGCACAGTTCCTCTTCGACGACGAGCGGGCGATGGTGCGGATCGACATGAGCGAGTTCGGCGAGAAGCACTCGGTGTCGCGCCTGATCGGCGCACCCCCCGGCTATGTCGGGTACGAAGAGGGGGGCGCCCTGACCGAGGCGGTCCGCCGCCGCCCCTACAGCGTGGTGCTCTTCGACGAGATCGAGAAGGCGCACCCGGAGGTGTTCAACGTCTTCCTTCAGATCCTCGACGACGGTCGCCTGACTGACGGACAGGGGCGCACGGTCGACTTTCGGAACGTGGTCCTGATCATGACGTCGAACATCGGAAGCCAGCACATCGTGGAGCTCGGCGAGGACCAGCGCGACGAGATGCTGCGACGGGTCGACGAGGCGCTGCGGGGCCACTTCAAGCCCGAGTTCCTGAATCGCGTCGACGAGACCATCGTCTTTCATCAGCTCGGCCGCGAGCACTTCCATCGGATCGTCGACATCCAGCTCGATCGCGTGAAGCGTCTGCTCAGCGATCGTCGCATCGAGATCGAGGTCAGCGACCGCGCGAAGGATCTGCTGGCCGAGAAGGGCTACGACCCGCACTACGGTGCAAGACCGCTGAAGCGTGTGATCCAGCGGATGCTCCAGGATCCGCTCGCGATGAAGATCCTCGAGGGCGAGTATCCCGAGGGCGCGAAGGTCCAGATCGACGCAGACGACGAGGCGTTGAGCTTCCGAGCCGCCTAG
- a CDS encoding thiazole synthase — MKMESYSLGSHTFQSRLIIGSGKYESFEQNLACAEASGAEMVTVALRRTKLDGPPGTRLLDVVSPDRFTILPNTAGCFTAEDAITTARLGRELLNTDLVKLEVIGDERTLFPDVAATLEAAKILVDDGFTVLPYITDDPVSCQRLEAMGCPAVMPLAAPIGSGLGIRNPANLRIILETVQVPVIVDAGVGTASDAAVAMELGATAVLMNTGIAGAKDPLKMATAMKHAVEAGRLAYEAGRMPRRLYANASSPLDGVASF; from the coding sequence ATGAAGATGGAGTCGTACAGCCTCGGTTCTCACACGTTCCAGTCGCGCCTGATCATCGGCAGCGGCAAGTACGAGAGCTTCGAACAGAACCTCGCGTGCGCCGAGGCGAGCGGCGCCGAGATGGTGACCGTGGCCCTCCGCCGCACGAAGCTCGACGGCCCGCCCGGCACCCGACTCCTCGACGTCGTCTCGCCGGACCGATTCACGATCCTTCCGAACACGGCCGGCTGCTTCACGGCGGAGGACGCGATCACCACGGCGCGCCTGGGTCGCGAGCTCCTGAACACCGACCTCGTAAAGCTCGAGGTGATCGGCGACGAACGCACGCTCTTCCCCGACGTGGCCGCGACCCTGGAGGCGGCGAAGATCCTGGTCGACGACGGCTTCACCGTCCTGCCCTACATCACCGACGACCCGGTCTCGTGCCAGCGCCTCGAGGCAATGGGCTGCCCCGCGGTGATGCCGCTCGCGGCCCCGATCGGTTCCGGCCTCGGCATCCGCAACCCGGCCAATCTGCGCATCATCCTGGAAACCGTGCAGGTCCCGGTGATCGTCGATGCGGGTGTCGGCACGGCCAGCGATGCGGCGGTCGCGATGGAGTTGGGCGCGACCGCCGTCCTCATGAACACCGGCATCGCCGGCGCGAAGGACCCCTTGAAGATGGCCACGGCCATGAAGCACGCCGTCGAGGCGGGCCGCCTTGCCTACGAGGCCGGTCGGATGCCGAGACGCCTGTACGCCAACGCATCGAGCCCGCTCGACGGCGTCGCGTCGTTCTGA